The nucleotide window TAAGAAATGAGCCAGCGCCGCAAGGCGCGGCTGGATGTAGCCCGGCACCTCGGTGCCGGGTGGCGGTTAGGACAGTGTCCGAGTCCCGTAGGGACGACTGAGATGCGGGGCGAATGATCTCTACGGTCTTCGCCTCGCGTGCTTTACACTCGCGGTGACAAATGGCCACGCAGACGAAGGACTATTACGGCACTCTGGGCGTAAAGAAGTCTGCGTCTGCCGACGACATCCGTAAGGCCTTTCGTAAGCTCGCCCGCAAATACCACCCCGACGTCAATCCCGGCGACAAGAAGGCGGAGGAGCGGTTCAAGGAGATCTCCGAGGCCAACGACGTCCTCTCCGACCCCAAGAAACGCAAGATCTACGACCAGCTCGGCTTCTACAGCGACAATATCGACCCTGCGGCGGCGGAGGCCTACGCCCGCGGCGGCCAAGGCGGCTTTGGCGGCTTCCCCGGACAGGGACGTGGCGGCGCACAGGGCGTCCCCTTCGATTTCGGCGGCTTCGACTTCTCCGATTTCTCCGGCGGCGGCGCCCAGCCCGGAGGCGGCGGCTTCCGCGACATCTTCTCTTCTATCTTCGGCGGCGGCGGACGCGGCCCGCAGGCACGCGGGCCGGAGGCCGGCACTGACCTCGAATACCAGGTCTCGGTCCCCTTCTGGACGGCCATCCGCGGCGGGGTGATGAAGATCAACGTGCAGCACGGCGAGCAGTGCTCCAACTGCCGCGGGGCCGGCGTGCTGATGGGCAGCGGCACCTGCCCGGAATGCGGCGGCAAGGGCCAAGTGCAGCAGACCGTCAACCGCATGAAGTTCAACATGCAGTGCCCGCGCTGCGGCGGGTCGGGCAAGAACCAGACCGTGTGCCACGTCTGCGGCGGCCAGGGCTCGGTGACCCGCACCGAGCCGATGGAGATCCGCATCAAGACCGGCACCCGCGACGGCCAGCGCATCCGCCTGGCCGGCAAGGGCAATCCCGGGAGCCACAGTGGGCCGAACGGCGACCTGTACGTCGTCATCCGCACCGAGCAGCATCCGGTGTTCACTCGCGAGGGCGATGACATCCGCATCACCGTGCCGGTCACGCCCACCGAGGCCGCCCTGGGCGCGAAGATCGAGGTGCCGACCATCGACGGCCGCACCCAGATGAAGGTTCCGCCGGGCACACAGAGCGGGCAAAAACTGCGCCTGCGCGAAAAGGGCGTGCCCTCGGCAACCAAAGACGGCGTCCGCGGCGACGAGATCGTGGAGGTCAAGATCGTTGTTCCGCACGTGCACGACGAGCGCTCGAAGGAGCTGTTCCGCGAGCTGGCCAAGCTGAATCCCGAGGACCCAAGAGCGGAGCTGTGGAGGCAGATCTGATGCCGGGCGTCGGTAGACCGATGAAGAAAGCTGAGGCACTCGGGATTGTTGTCGGCTTGGTTGCTGGGTCTTGTGTTGGGACCTTGTTCAAGCGCGAACTCTGGGCATTCTCAACCATCGGGGCCTTGATTGGATTCGTGATCGGCGATCTCTCATATTGGCTACAGGAGAGATCGGCGCGTAAGGAACGCGAGGAGATACGCGAATCAGTACGCAACAAGAGTTAGTGGAATGGCGAAAAGAAAATCCAAAGGCGCGTACATGATCTCCGCGGTGGCGGAGATGTACGGCATCCATCCGCAGACCCTGCGCCTGTACGAGCGCGAGGGGCTGCTGAAGCCGTCGCGCACCGAGGGCAACACGCGCCTCTACACCGACGAGGACCTGCAGCGGCTGGAGTTCATCCTCTCCCTGGCCCGCGAGCTGGGGGTGAACATCTCCGGCATCGCCATCATCCTGCAGATGCGGGAGCGCATGGAGGAGATGCAGCGCCAGATGCAGCAGTTCTTCGTCGAGTTCCAGAAGCAGGTGCTGGAGCATGCCCACCCCGATCCCGCGCGGGGCGCCATCATCCCCATCCGCCGGCCGGTCCCGCCGCCCAAGAAGTAGTCGCTTGGCCTTCGGAAACCGCCCTCCAACATGGCGTCATCCTGAGGGGCCTTGGCCCCGAAGGATCTTGCGTGCAGCACGCGCGATGCTTCGCGCCTGAAGGCGCTCAGCATGACGCCATCGTCAGGTTGCCGGTGACGAGCAGCAGCCCCCTGCTATATCCTCACTTTTCGGCTCCTATGCTGCCTTTCAAGCTGGTGTACAGCGACGGCTACTATCTGCCCATCGGGGACCATGTCTTCCCGGCCGAGAAGTTCCGCCTTATCCACAACCGTCTGCTACAGGACAAGCTGGCCGGCCCCGAGGACTTCCTGGAGCCGCAGCCCGCCTCCGATGACGACGTGCGCCTGGTGCATACCCCCGAGTACGTGGAAAAGCTGAAGACCGGCACCCTCACGCCCCGGGAAGAGCTGCAGATGGAGATTCCCTACTCGCCGGAGCTAGTGGGCGCCTTCTGGCTGGCGGCCGGCGGCAGCATCCTGGCGGCGGAGCGGGCGCTGCGCGATCGCGTCGCCTTCCAGGTCGGCGGCGGATTCCACCACGCCTTTCCCGACCACGGCGAGGGCTTCTGCATGATCCACGACGTCGCCATCGCCATCCGCCGCATGCAGAGGGACGGCAGGGTCAGGCGCGCCATGACGGTGGACTGCGACGTCCACCAGGGCAACGGGACCGCGGTCATCTTCGGCGAGCCGGGAGCGCAGCCGCTGCCGTCGTGGGCGCGCGCGACCATGAGCCGCATCGGTCCTGACTCCGAGTCCGCCCACTTCGACGGCGACGTGTACACCATCTCCCTGCACCAGGAGAACAACTACCCAGCGTGGAAGCCGCCCTCCACCATCGACGTCAACCTGCCCGACGCCACCACTGACGACGAATATCTCTCTTGGCTCGACACCGCGCTCAGCTCCGCCCTGCGCCAGTTCGATCCCGAGCTGATCTGCTACATCGCCGGCGCCGATCCCTACCGCGAAGACCAGCTCGGCGGGCTGCTGCTCACCATCGAGGGCCTGAAGAAGCGTGATCTGATGGTCTTCCAGGCGGCCAAGGCACGCGGCG belongs to Terriglobales bacterium and includes:
- a CDS encoding J domain-containing protein; the protein is MATQTKDYYGTLGVKKSASADDIRKAFRKLARKYHPDVNPGDKKAEERFKEISEANDVLSDPKKRKIYDQLGFYSDNIDPAAAEAYARGGQGGFGGFPGQGRGGAQGVPFDFGGFDFSDFSGGGAQPGGGGFRDIFSSIFGGGGRGPQARGPEAGTDLEYQVSVPFWTAIRGGVMKINVQHGEQCSNCRGAGVLMGSGTCPECGGKGQVQQTVNRMKFNMQCPRCGGSGKNQTVCHVCGGQGSVTRTEPMEIRIKTGTRDGQRIRLAGKGNPGSHSGPNGDLYVVIRTEQHPVFTREGDDIRITVPVTPTEAALGAKIEVPTIDGRTQMKVPPGTQSGQKLRLREKGVPSATKDGVRGDEIVEVKIVVPHVHDERSKELFRELAKLNPEDPRAELWRQI
- a CDS encoding helix-turn-helix transcriptional regulator; the encoded protein is MAKRKSKGAYMISAVAEMYGIHPQTLRLYEREGLLKPSRTEGNTRLYTDEDLQRLEFILSLARELGVNISGIAIILQMRERMEEMQRQMQQFFVEFQKQVLEHAHPDPARGAIIPIRRPVPPPKK
- a CDS encoding histone deacetylase, which gives rise to MLPFKLVYSDGYYLPIGDHVFPAEKFRLIHNRLLQDKLAGPEDFLEPQPASDDDVRLVHTPEYVEKLKTGTLTPREELQMEIPYSPELVGAFWLAAGGSILAAERALRDRVAFQVGGGFHHAFPDHGEGFCMIHDVAIAIRRMQRDGRVRRAMTVDCDVHQGNGTAVIFGEPGAQPLPSWARATMSRIGPDSESAHFDGDVYTISLHQENNYPAWKPPSTIDVNLPDATTDDEYLSWLDTALSSALRQFDPELICYIAGADPYREDQLGGLLLTIEGLKKRDLMVFQAAKARGVPVMVTFAGGYAQHVEDTITIHCNTVRAAQEVLAPAPARS